The following coding sequences are from one Saccopteryx bilineata isolate mSacBil1 chromosome 3, mSacBil1_pri_phased_curated, whole genome shotgun sequence window:
- the LOC136330205 gene encoding carcinoembryonic antigen-related cell adhesion molecule 21-like codes for MESLSAIPCRGLVPWPGLLLAVSLITFWSPPTTAQLAIVPTFAAEGSDVVMRIKNKPPNFWSYVWYKGQGANFNNFIASVSKYPLRRKSINERVLVEYDGYLHIKRVTLRDAGDYTIVVYLLNGRKEIGFGQLTVYEPLRVPTLLASNTSVTENKDAVEFTCYTNGITTDWLFNAVRLKLTERMKLSPDNRVLTIDPVRREDAGSYQCEVSNPQSSTESWPVELNVKYD; via the exons ATGGAGTCTCTCTCAGCCATTCCCTGCAGAGGACTTGTCCCCTGGCCTGGGCTGCTGCTGGCAG tGTCACTCATCACCTTCTGGAGCCCGCCCACCACCGCCCAACTCGCTATCGTGCCAACATTTGCTGCTGAAGGGAGTGATGTGGTTATGCGTATCAAAAATAAGCCTCCCAATTTTTGGAGCTATGTGTGGTACAAGGGGCAAGGGGCAAATTTCAATAACTTCATTGCATCTGTTTCAAAATATCCACTTAGAAGAAAGTCTATAAACGAGAGAGTGTTAGTCGAATATGATGGATACCTACATATTAAGAGAGTCACCCTGAGGGACGCAGGAGACTACACCATAGTAGTCTACCTtctaaatggaagaaaagaaatcgGATTTGGACAGCTCACTGTATATG AGCCCTTGAGAGTGCCCACCCTCCTGGCCAGCAACACCTCAGTCACAGAGAATAAAGATGCCGTGGAGTTCACCTGCTACACAAACGGGATCACCACCGACTGGTTATTCAATGCTGTGAGACTGAAGCTCACGGAGAGGATGAAGCTATCCCCAGACAACAGGGTCCTCACTATAGACCCTGTCCGCAGGGAGGATGCTGGCAGTTACCAGTGTGAAGTGTCCAACCCCCAGTCTTCTACTGAAAGCTGGCCCGTTGAGCTGAATGTGAAATATGATTGA